A window from Triticum aestivum cultivar Chinese Spring chromosome 6D, IWGSC CS RefSeq v2.1, whole genome shotgun sequence encodes these proteins:
- the LOC123142955 gene encoding uncharacterized protein, with protein MSRAPPSPHPQPPQMEVDPSGCSSDEESDRIRQLIPFESPPRELYWQMQFLGYMPPSPRMMPRSPPSQPEPGPMDIDPPAGGGDVPWSEMQLSLPSPPPMSGPCRPWSSLEFSEYRNPCSPQTQWPVWSVTLWNFDETTSPQQMDPCSTQIDHAAAAPVRRSIRVSVVWQHFRKDNDGGAAYCNYCSQGLFAHRKIHDGTSHLWRHLWTHHCLEEKLDIGVEGIYSAASKIVGNILGTENEEAKETDAQQSGSRHLESPLELDRRTMPPKRTRKPAASIDGVEHKFSGETTEMLDTWPTMLNMPMDWNGQTTGRRHPMVQLENKKAAASIDVVQHGFSQVPAIAETSRGKSQVCIDALPHGFSQEPTNAARSKRESKVWQHFRVDKDRVRAYCIHCTQDLAADSRNGTSHLARHLTAVHGFKKQADGHFCKDVAASTVVRTNTLVTGNEEPKETDAQNSATKRHLESSLALAPKRMRKPAASIDDAEAQHCFSGDGTSIAKSRGRSEVWQHFREDKDGGRAYCNHCSNNYAAATEIGTSRLWRHLEKDHNIFPKSRASSSKDGN; from the exons ATGTCGAGAGCTCCTCCTTCCCCACACCCACAGCCGCCGCAGATGGAGGTCGATCCCTCGGGCTGTAGCAGCGACGAGGAGTCTGATCGGATCAGACAACTCATTCCGTTTGAGTCGCCGCCACGAGAGCTTTATTGGCAGATGCAATTCCTTGGGTACATGCCTCCGAGCCCGCGGATGATGCCGCGTTCTCCTCCATCACAACCTGAGCCAGGCCCGATGGATATCGACCCCCCCGCCGGCGGTGGCGACGTGCCATGGAGTGAAATGCAACTTTCACTCCCGTCACCGCCACCTATGTCTGGTCCCTGTCGCCCGTGGTCTTCGCTAGAGTTTTCTGAGTACCGCAATCCTTGTAGCCCACAGACGCAGTGGCCGGTCTGGTCAGTGACTCTCTGGAATTTTGACGAGACAACATCTCCTCAACAGATGGACCCCTGCTCCACACAGATCGATCATGCCGCTGCGGCACCAGTGAGGAGGTCCATCAGAG TGTCAGTGGTATGGCAGCACTTCAGAAAGGACAACGATGGAGGGGCGGCATATTGCAACTATTGCAGCCAAGGCTTATTTGCTCATCGAAAGATACATGATGGCACTTCTCATCTATGGAGACATCTTTGGACCCACCATTGTTTGGAGGAGAAACTGGACATCGGAGTAGAAGGCATATATTCTGCTGCATCGAAGATAGTCGGTAATATTCTTGGGACTGAGAATGAAGAGGCAAAGGAAACAGATGCCCAACAGTCAGGAAGTAGGCATCTTGAATCGCCTTTGGAGCTTGACAGAAGAACAATGCCTCCTAAAAGGACGCGAAAACCTGCAGCAAGTATAGATGGTGTTGAACACAAATTTTCTGGAGAGACAACCGAAATGCTGGATACCTGGCCTACAATGCTGAATATGCCCATGGACTGGAATGGCCAGACCACTGGAAGAAGGCATCCCATGGTACAACTGGAAAATAAAAAGGCCGCGGCAAGCATAGATGTTGTTCAACACGGTTTTTCTCAAGTGCCGGCCATTGCAGAAACATCAAGAGGGAAATCACAAGTATGCATAGATGCTCTTCCACACGGTTTCTCTCAAGAGCCGACCAACGCAGCAAGGTCAAAAAGAGAATCAAAAGTATGGCAGCACTTCAGAGTGGATAAGGACAGAGTGCGGGCGTATTGCATCCACTGCACCCAAGATTTGGCAGCTGACTCCAGAAATGGCACTTCTCACCTGGCGAGACATCTTACTGCTGTCCATGGTTTTAAGAAACAGGCCGATGGACACTTCTGCAAAGATGTTGCTGCATCAACGGTAGTCCGAACTAATACTCTTGTGACTGGGAATGAAGAGCCGAAGGAAACAGATGCCCAAAACTCAGCAACTAAGAGGCATCTTGAATCGTCTTTGGCGCTTGCTCCTAAAAGGATGCGAAAACCTGCAGCAAGTATAGATGATGCTGAAGCTCAACACTGTTTTTCTGGGGACGGGACTAGTATAGCAAAATCAAGAGGAAGATCAGAAGTATGGCAGCACTTCAGAGAGGATAAGGATGGAGGACGGGCTTATTGCAACCATTGCAGCAACAACTATGCAGCTGCCACGGAAATAGGCACTTCTCGCCTGTGGAGGCATCTCGAGAAAGACCACAACATATTCCCAAAAAGCAGAGCCTCGTCCTCTAAAGACGGGAACTAA